The Candidatus Hydrogenedens sp. genome contains a region encoding:
- the serC gene encoding 3-phosphoserine/phosphohydroxythreonine transaminase, with protein sequence MLEGRVFNFSAGPSMLPEPVLVQAQQELLVYPGAGASVMEISHRSKSFDEILEKAKDYLKKLLNMPDNYKIIFTPGGATMQFSMLAMNFLNGGTADYINTGSWASKAMSEGKKHGNVREAWSGKSENYVRMPSSSEINISDEAKYVHFTSNETIQGIEFFSEPDVGDKPLFCDASSDFLSRPIDITKYALIYAGAQKNVGPSGIAVVIIREDLLSIVPEKLPSLLDYKLMVENNSLYNTPSTWSIYIVGLVVKWLYEDIGGLEKIEEINKKKAELLYQVIDESNGFYKGHAKKESRSRMNVTFRLPEETLEKEFISKASEEGLKELKGHRSVGGCRASIYNAMPYEGCQALAQFMKDFAQSHG encoded by the coding sequence TTATTAGTGTATCCGGGTGCCGGGGCTTCGGTCATGGAAATAAGTCATCGTTCTAAATCATTTGATGAGATTTTAGAAAAAGCAAAAGATTATCTAAAAAAGTTATTGAATATGCCAGATAATTATAAAATTATTTTTACTCCTGGCGGTGCAACTATGCAATTTTCGATGTTAGCAATGAATTTTTTGAATGGAGGGACAGCGGATTATATTAATACTGGGTCCTGGGCATCGAAAGCAATGAGTGAAGGCAAAAAACATGGTAATGTTCGTGAAGCATGGTCAGGTAAAAGTGAAAATTATGTTCGAATGCCTTCTTCCTCTGAAATAAATATTTCCGATGAAGCAAAGTATGTCCATTTTACATCTAATGAAACAATTCAAGGGATTGAGTTTTTTAGTGAACCTGATGTTGGTGATAAGCCTTTATTCTGTGATGCTTCTTCTGATTTTCTTTCTCGTCCTATAGACATAACAAAATATGCATTAATATACGCAGGGGCACAAAAAAATGTAGGTCCTTCGGGTATTGCGGTAGTTATCATTCGAGAAGATTTATTATCGATTGTTCCTGAGAAACTACCTTCTTTGTTAGATTACAAACTCATGGTAGAAAATAATTCACTTTATAATACACCATCTACATGGAGTATTTATATTGTTGGTTTGGTGGTAAAATGGCTATATGAGGATATCGGCGGTTTAGAAAAAATTGAAGAAATAAATAAGAAAAAAGCGGAATTGTTGTATCAAGTTATTGATGAAAGTAACGGTTTTTATAAAGGTCATGCTAAAAAAGAGAGCCGTTCACGAATGAATGTTACATTCCGTCTTCCTGAAGAAACACTTGAAAAAGAATTTATATCTAAAGCAAGCGAGGAAGGCTTGAAGGAATTAAAAGGGCACCGTTCTGTAGGTGGTTGTCGTGCGTCTATTTACAATGCTATGCCCTATGAAGGCTGTCAAGCATTGGCTCAATTTATGAAAGATTTTGCACAATCCCATGGATAA
- a CDS encoding neutral/alkaline non-lysosomal ceramidase N-terminal domain-containing protein yields MSFSEIYAGISRVSINPINQGLKVQLGGYGERQGKPALGTHDETWAKILTLKNDDEYLFIISLDICHVPWSLVEHTIQKAELPFVNQNNVLMMSSHTHAGLEGMSMDERNIVNNPNIGIFDAEVLQYVSSQIAKGIQESIKTLSPVTFSAGRIATKGLNRNRRHEELPTDPYLTVLRFDKENKPWVVFVNFTAHETIMTPNEMLLSAGYPGIIQRTIETFYPGTTCMFSNGAEGDVAPSGYKGASAWESMENYGLNLAKLVTDILKDLKPKPISLFKHDVLWKELPSKKVAPDFFKIAGDEYNVSEEMVNAMINQLFPSKAPFHFIQINDCAIVTFPGEPITEIGMGVKQKLESQGIKIPVVTSFTNDLIGYILTEKEYQQSGYEVTASFYRPQLGETIIATVNELIERNK; encoded by the coding sequence TATGCAGGAATATCCAGAGTTTCTATAAACCCCATCAATCAAGGCTTAAAAGTTCAGTTAGGTGGATATGGCGAAAGACAAGGGAAACCGGCATTAGGCACTCATGATGAAACATGGGCAAAAATACTAACACTGAAAAATGATGATGAATATTTATTCATAATTAGTTTAGACATTTGTCATGTCCCCTGGAGTTTGGTAGAACATACAATACAAAAAGCAGAATTACCTTTTGTTAATCAAAATAATGTTTTAATGATGTCAAGTCATACCCATGCAGGACTTGAGGGTATGTCTATGGATGAAAGAAACATTGTTAATAATCCTAACATAGGAATTTTTGATGCAGAGGTATTGCAGTATGTCTCTTCACAAATTGCAAAAGGAATTCAGGAATCAATAAAGACACTTTCACCAGTAACCTTTTCAGCAGGAAGAATAGCAACAAAAGGGTTAAACAGAAACAGAAGGCATGAGGAATTACCTACCGACCCATATCTTACTGTATTAAGATTTGATAAGGAAAACAAACCCTGGGTAGTTTTTGTTAATTTTACCGCTCATGAAACTATAATGACACCTAATGAAATGTTATTATCCGCAGGTTATCCAGGAATAATACAAAGAACTATAGAAACCTTTTATCCCGGAACAACCTGTATGTTTTCTAACGGAGCAGAAGGCGATGTTGCTCCATCAGGTTATAAAGGAGCCTCTGCCTGGGAATCTATGGAAAACTATGGACTTAATTTAGCAAAACTTGTAACAGATATACTCAAAGATTTAAAACCCAAACCTATATCATTATTTAAACATGATGTTTTATGGAAGGAATTACCATCTAAAAAGGTAGCACCTGACTTCTTTAAAATAGCAGGGGACGAATACAATGTTTCAGAGGAAATGGTAAATGCTATGATAAACCAATTATTTCCATCAAAAGCACCATTTCATTTCATACAGATTAATGATTGTGCCATTGTTACTTTCCCAGGTGAACCTATAACTGAAATAGGTATGGGAGTAAAACAAAAATTAGAAAGTCAAGGAATAAAAATACCTGTTGTTACTTCTTTTACCAATGACCTGATAGGATATATTCTCACAGAAAAAGAATACCAACAGAGTGGCTATGAAGTAACGGCTTCCTTCTATAGACCTCAATTAGGGGAAACGATTATTGCCACTGTAAACGAATTAATAGAGAGGAATAAATAA